From Nocardioides sp. HDW12B, the proteins below share one genomic window:
- the lysS gene encoding lysine--tRNA ligase, with translation MTETTPAADDVPEQIRVRQEKRQRILDAGGAAYPVEVPITHTLAGVRAVYDPQELEPDTHTGDVVSVVGRVIHVRNTGKLCFARLRQGEGTELQAMLSIADVGEEALADWKALVDIGDFVGVTGEVITSRRGELSVQASSWTMAAKTLRPLPNEHRPLSDEARVRLRYVDMVVNPASREMVRTKATVLKSLRRTLDERDFLEVETPILQLTNGGAAARPFRTHLNAFDQPMLLRIALELDLKKAMIGGVDRVYEIGRTFRNEGLDSTHAAEFSMLEAYEAYGDIESMKELVRALVVDAARAVGRTVVTGRNGEVIDLEQPWRSAGLFELISEAAGVTVDVATSVEDLKALAARHDVDLQPSWGAGEIALELYEQLVEDTLVQPTFVEDYPESVRPLAKPHRSVPGLVEAFDLIINGVELAPAYTELNDPVIQRERLVEQSLQAAGGNPEAMDLDESFLRAMEHGMPPAGGMGMGVDRLVMLLTGAGIRETILFPLLRPE, from the coding sequence ATGACCGAGACGACCCCTGCCGCCGACGACGTACCCGAGCAGATCCGGGTCCGCCAGGAGAAGCGGCAGCGGATCCTCGACGCCGGGGGAGCGGCGTACCCGGTCGAGGTGCCGATCACCCACACGCTGGCGGGCGTGCGCGCGGTCTACGACCCGCAGGAGCTCGAGCCCGACACCCACACCGGTGACGTGGTCTCGGTCGTCGGCCGCGTCATCCACGTCCGCAACACCGGCAAGCTCTGCTTCGCCCGGCTCCGGCAGGGCGAGGGCACCGAGCTGCAGGCCATGCTCTCGATCGCGGACGTGGGCGAGGAGGCGCTGGCCGACTGGAAGGCGCTCGTCGACATCGGCGACTTCGTGGGCGTCACCGGCGAGGTGATCACGAGCCGCCGCGGCGAGCTGTCGGTGCAGGCGAGCTCGTGGACGATGGCGGCCAAGACCCTGCGACCCCTGCCGAACGAGCACCGCCCGCTGTCGGACGAGGCGCGGGTGCGGCTGCGGTACGTCGACATGGTCGTCAACCCGGCCTCGCGCGAGATGGTCCGCACCAAGGCGACCGTGCTCAAGTCGCTGCGACGCACCCTCGACGAGCGCGACTTCCTCGAGGTCGAGACCCCGATCCTCCAGCTCACCAACGGCGGCGCCGCGGCGCGGCCGTTCCGCACGCACCTCAACGCGTTCGACCAGCCGATGCTGCTGCGCATCGCCCTCGAGCTCGACCTCAAGAAGGCGATGATCGGCGGCGTCGACCGCGTCTACGAGATCGGGCGGACCTTCCGCAACGAGGGGCTCGACTCCACCCACGCCGCAGAGTTCTCGATGCTGGAGGCCTACGAGGCGTACGGCGACATCGAGTCGATGAAGGAGCTCGTCCGGGCCCTCGTGGTCGACGCCGCCCGCGCCGTGGGCCGCACCGTCGTGACGGGCCGCAACGGTGAGGTGATCGACCTCGAGCAGCCGTGGCGCTCGGCCGGCCTCTTCGAGCTGATCAGCGAGGCGGCGGGGGTCACGGTCGACGTCGCGACCTCCGTCGAGGACCTGAAGGCGCTGGCCGCCCGGCACGACGTCGACCTGCAGCCGTCCTGGGGGGCCGGCGAGATCGCCCTCGAGCTCTACGAGCAACTCGTCGAGGACACGCTGGTCCAGCCCACGTTCGTCGAGGACTACCCCGAGTCGGTCCGGCCGCTGGCCAAGCCGCACCGGTCGGTGCCCGGCCTCGTGGAGGCCTTCGACCTCATCATCAACGGCGTCGAGCTGGCGCCGGCCTACACCGAGCTGAACGACCCGGTGATCCAGCGCGAGCGCCTGGTGGAGCAGTCCCTGCAGGCCGCCGGAGGAAATCCCGAGGCGATGGACCTCGACGAATCCTTCCTGCGCGCGATGGAGCACGGAATGCCGCCCGCGGGGGGCATGGGAATGGGCGTCGACCGCCTGGTCATGCTCCTCACGGGCGCCGGGATCCGCGAGACCATCCTTTTCCCGCTGCTGCGTCCCGAATAG
- a CDS encoding Lsr2 family protein yields the protein MAQRVNVVLEDDIDGTDADETVTFSLDGVHYEIDLSAANADKLRESLSLYIGHGRKTSGRRRTGAPARKAAGSAASGPSAADVRAWARENGHDVPERGRVSAEVREAYAAAH from the coding sequence GTGGCACAACGCGTGAATGTGGTTCTCGAGGACGACATCGACGGCACCGACGCCGACGAGACGGTGACGTTCTCCCTCGACGGGGTCCACTACGAGATCGACCTGTCGGCGGCCAACGCCGACAAGCTGCGTGAGTCGCTCTCGCTCTACATCGGCCACGGTCGCAAGACCAGCGGCCGTCGGCGCACCGGTGCACCGGCCCGCAAGGCCGCCGGCTCCGCCGCCTCCGGCCCGTCGGCCGCCGACGTGCGGGCGTGGGCGCGCGAGAACGGCCACGACGTGCCCGAGCGTGGACGCGTGTCCGCCGAGGTCCGCGAGGCGTACGCCGCCGCGCACTGA
- a CDS encoding type III pantothenate kinase, whose amino-acid sequence MLLCADIGNSHTTVGLLDDGAVRHHWRVSSDGRRTADEWRVLLTQLLADAPEATVHGFSVCSTVPAVLHEWRDMMATGYSHVPHVVVEAGVKTGVPVLTDNPREVGSDRVVNALAAAHLYDGAAIVVDFGTATTFDVVTARGEYVGGAISPGIDISLDALGARGAQLRKVELLRPRSVIAKNTVEALQSGVLYGFASQVDGMVARMTAELGLTPDQVTVVATGGVAPLVVHECRSVTDHQPWLTLLGLELVFSRNA is encoded by the coding sequence GTGCTGCTCTGCGCCGACATCGGCAACAGCCACACCACGGTGGGGCTGCTGGACGACGGCGCCGTGCGGCACCACTGGCGCGTCAGCTCCGACGGACGACGTACGGCGGACGAGTGGCGCGTCCTGCTGACCCAGCTGCTCGCCGACGCCCCCGAGGCGACCGTCCACGGCTTCTCGGTCTGCTCGACGGTGCCGGCGGTGCTGCACGAGTGGCGCGACATGATGGCCACCGGCTACTCCCACGTGCCGCACGTCGTGGTGGAGGCCGGGGTGAAGACCGGGGTGCCGGTGCTGACCGACAACCCCCGCGAGGTCGGCTCCGACCGGGTCGTCAACGCCCTGGCGGCGGCCCACCTCTACGACGGCGCCGCCATCGTCGTGGACTTCGGCACCGCCACGACGTTCGACGTCGTCACCGCCCGCGGCGAGTACGTCGGCGGGGCCATCTCGCCCGGCATCGACATCTCCCTCGACGCGCTCGGGGCGCGCGGCGCGCAGCTGCGCAAGGTCGAGCTGCTGAGGCCGCGCTCGGTCATCGCCAAGAACACCGTCGAGGCGCTGCAGAGCGGGGTGCTCTACGGCTTCGCCTCGCAGGTCGACGGCATGGTCGCCCGGATGACCGCCGAGCTCGGGCTGACACCGGACCAGGTCACGGTCGTGGCCACGGGCGGCGTCGCCCCTCTCGTGGTCCACGAGTGCCGCAGCGTCACCGACCACCAGCCCTGGCTCACGCTGCTCGGCCTGGAGCTGGTGTTCTCCCGCAACGCCTGA
- the dps gene encoding DNA starvation/stationary phase protection protein Dps has protein sequence MTTYTIPGLSDEDSTRVISALQERLSAYNDLHLTLKHVHWNVVGPNFIGVHEMLDPQIDLVRGYADEVAERIAAMGGAPLGTVGAIVKDRTWDDYGLDRDTVPAHLAALDLVYTGVVGSLRKAIDLAGDIDPVSEDMLIGQTAELEKFQWFIRAHLEDTGGHLVHEGASSEKAAADEARDL, from the coding sequence ATGACTACCTACACGATTCCCGGGCTGTCCGACGAGGACTCCACTCGCGTCATCTCCGCGCTCCAGGAGCGCCTCAGCGCCTACAACGACCTGCACCTGACCCTCAAGCACGTGCACTGGAACGTCGTGGGCCCCAACTTCATCGGCGTCCACGAGATGCTGGACCCGCAGATCGACCTCGTGCGCGGCTACGCCGACGAGGTCGCCGAGCGCATCGCGGCCATGGGCGGCGCCCCGCTGGGCACCGTCGGCGCGATCGTCAAGGACCGCACGTGGGACGACTACGGTCTCGACCGCGACACCGTGCCGGCCCACCTGGCCGCGCTCGACCTGGTCTACACGGGCGTCGTGGGGAGCCTGCGCAAGGCCATCGACCTGGCCGGCGACATCGACCCGGTGTCGGAGGACATGCTGATCGGCCAGACCGCCGAGCTGGAGAAGTTCCAGTGGTTCATCCGCGCGCACCTCGAGGACACCGGCGGCCACCTCGTCCACGAGGGCGCCAGCAGCGAGAAGGCCGCGGCCGACGAGGCCCGCGACCTCTGA